In a single window of the Veillonella sp. genome:
- the aroB gene encoding 3-dehydroquinate synthase, with product MTRIHINASTPYDVVIEEGALQRITDYIKPLKPNCRVIIVSDSNVAPHYLDFVKANMEHAGYTVCDYVFPAGESSKNAHQLIDLIEYMAAQSLTRKDLLIALGGGVVGDMAGFAAATYLRGIDYVQVPTSLLAAVDSSVGGKTAVNLEAGKNLWGAFKQPILVLCDPTTLHTLPDMEWKNGCGEIIKYGFLDVPGLLTQLEHKPLIKHRDSVSAVIARCVQAKADIVEQDERESGVRALLNLGHTFGHGIEKASHFEVHHGYAVAIGMVLMAQGAVKHGELDAEALEKLKALIEAHDLPTTTTITKEEILAAAKHDKKSEGATIKIVVPTSYGHSELKVVTHEELATYLD from the coding sequence ATGACTCGCATCCACATTAACGCATCCACACCTTACGATGTTGTCATCGAGGAGGGCGCCTTACAACGCATCACCGATTATATTAAACCGTTAAAACCAAATTGCCGTGTTATCATCGTCAGCGACAGCAATGTGGCACCACACTATTTGGATTTTGTGAAAGCTAATATGGAACATGCGGGTTATACTGTTTGTGATTATGTATTCCCTGCTGGTGAAAGCTCCAAAAACGCTCATCAACTCATCGATTTAATAGAATACATGGCGGCTCAATCGTTAACGCGTAAAGATTTACTTATCGCTCTTGGCGGTGGCGTTGTAGGCGATATGGCAGGCTTTGCAGCAGCTACCTACTTACGTGGTATCGACTATGTACAGGTTCCTACGTCTCTATTAGCTGCAGTAGACTCCTCTGTAGGCGGTAAAACAGCAGTCAATCTCGAAGCGGGTAAAAACCTTTGGGGTGCTTTCAAACAACCTATCCTAGTCCTCTGTGATCCTACAACCCTCCATACATTGCCAGACATGGAATGGAAAAATGGTTGTGGGGAAATTATCAAATACGGTTTCCTCGATGTACCAGGTTTATTAACCCAACTCGAGCATAAGCCATTAATAAAGCATCGCGATAGCGTTAGTGCCGTTATCGCTCGTTGTGTTCAAGCAAAGGCGGATATCGTAGAGCAAGATGAACGCGAGTCCGGTGTTCGTGCCCTCTTAAATCTAGGTCATACCTTTGGTCATGGCATCGAAAAGGCCAGTCATTTTGAAGTCCACCATGGCTATGCTGTAGCCATCGGTATGGTCCTCATGGCACAAGGTGCTGTAAAACATGGAGAATTAGATGCAGAAGCATTAGAAAAATTAAAAGCCCTCATCGAAGCACACGATTTGCCAACTACTACGACCATAACAAAAGAAGAAATCCTTGCAGCTGCTAAGCACGATAAAAAAAGTGAAGGGGCAACTATAAAAATCGTAGTTCCTACAAGCTACGGCCATAGCGAACTCAAGGTGGTAACACACGAAGAGCTTGCCACTTATTTAGACTAA
- a CDS encoding flavodoxin family protein, translating into MKSIVIYSSLTGNTKQVAEAITSVLPAGTPCVSMKELPSDIASYDLVFAGFWVDKGTANKEARDVLATLHNPHIALFATAGVPPQMAHAKESLINAANCLPDGIEPVGTFICQGKVDPKVIEMMYKMFPKGHSHGQSADRDARHKQAAVHPNEDDCKAAQEFAKDIFTKLN; encoded by the coding sequence ATGAAGTCTATTGTTATATATTCTTCCCTTACGGGAAATACGAAACAAGTGGCAGAGGCTATTACTAGTGTATTGCCAGCAGGTACACCATGTGTATCCATGAAAGAATTGCCTTCCGATATAGCATCCTATGATCTTGTGTTTGCAGGCTTTTGGGTGGATAAAGGAACAGCCAATAAAGAGGCTCGTGATGTACTCGCTACATTACATAATCCTCACATTGCTTTGTTTGCCACAGCTGGTGTGCCACCGCAAATGGCACATGCTAAGGAAAGTCTCATCAATGCGGCGAACTGTTTACCCGATGGTATAGAGCCGGTTGGAACATTTATCTGCCAAGGTAAGGTAGACCCTAAGGTTATCGAAATGATGTATAAAATGTTCCCTAAGGGACATAGCCATGGCCAATCAGCTGATAGAGATGCACGACACAAACAAGCTGCAGTACATCCAAATGAAGACGATTGTAAAGCGGCACAAGAATTTGCTAAAGATATTTTTACAAAGCTTAATTAA
- a CDS encoding ribonucleotide-diphosphate reductase subunit beta has product MDKKLIFNEHGERGTQSMIGGNTTNLREWNRIKYDWANQMYRTMLNNFWIPEEISLNEDVKQFPYLTDYERRAFDKIIAFLNFLDSIQSENLPNLSRYITASEVASLLNIQAFQEEIHAQSYSYILDTVTNPITRDKIYDEWRTDKTLLERNRFIADAYQRFSDDSSEANLIHTIIANYILEGIYFYSGFSFFYTLARQGKMTATSTIFKYINRDEVTHLVLFQNIIRELRRERPDLFTPELEAKITDMIRQGAENEIAWGQYITDDKILGLNNVLIERYIKYLANIRLEAIGLPHLYPEIKENPMEWIESFSNLNSTKTDFFEAKVTNYTKAAAFDFDDLE; this is encoded by the coding sequence ATGGATAAAAAACTGATCTTTAACGAACATGGTGAACGTGGCACGCAATCTATGATTGGTGGCAATACTACAAACCTTCGCGAATGGAACCGTATCAAGTACGACTGGGCTAACCAAATGTACCGTACAATGCTCAACAACTTCTGGATTCCTGAAGAAATTTCCTTGAACGAAGACGTTAAGCAATTCCCATACTTAACAGATTACGAACGCCGTGCATTTGACAAAATCATTGCGTTCTTGAACTTCCTTGATTCCATTCAATCTGAAAACTTGCCTAACTTGAGCCGCTATATTACAGCATCTGAAGTGGCATCCTTATTGAATATCCAAGCATTCCAAGAAGAAATTCACGCTCAAAGTTATTCTTACATTTTGGACACTGTAACAAACCCTATTACACGTGACAAAATTTATGACGAATGGCGTACAGATAAAACATTGCTTGAACGTAACCGTTTCATCGCCGATGCATACCAACGTTTCAGCGACGATTCTAGCGAAGCAAACCTTATTCATACAATCATTGCGAACTATATCCTAGAAGGTATTTATTTCTACTCTGGCTTTAGCTTCTTCTACACATTGGCACGCCAAGGTAAAATGACAGCTACATCCACAATCTTCAAATACATCAACCGCGACGAAGTAACTCATCTTGTATTGTTCCAAAACATCATCCGCGAGTTACGCCGTGAACGCCCTGACTTGTTCACACCTGAACTAGAAGCGAAAATTACTGACATGATTCGCCAAGGTGCGGAGAATGAAATCGCTTGGGGTCAATATATCACTGATGATAAAATCCTCGGCCTTAACAACGTTCTTATCGAACGCTATATCAAATACCTTGCAAACATCCGCTTAGAAGCAATCGGCTTACCTCATTTATATCCTGAAATCAAGGAAAATCCTATGGAATGGATCGAAAGCTTCTCCAATTTGAATAGCACAAAAACTGACTTCTTCGAAGCCAAAGTTACAAACTATACAAAAGCAGCAGCATTTGATTTCGATGACTTAGAATAA
- the aroA gene encoding 3-phosphoshikimate 1-carboxyvinyltransferase, translating to MHSVTNAIPTGTIASIPAKAHAHRALICAALATSPSTILLSRTSKDIDATMDSLRGLGAHVVYENKIVTVTPGPAPAKGNVVPHESGTTLRLLLPVAASICNDVDVDAKGRLPDRPLEPMLGEMKAHGVTFSQDKPPFTMTGRLQGGNFSMVGDVSSQFFSGLLLAAPQIGLSTITSTTPLQSSDYVTLTTEAMRDFGVEVEHTLPDRNINEAFTVPFGASFIGRDNYQIEGDWSNAAIWMVAAGMTGKPITITGMNKNSVQADRRIMQVMIDAGCDVVWDGMNVTVTGRASKPIHVDLEQMPDMLPVMAALACSISGESSFVKGARLRLKESDRLVAVANLVRDLGGTVREEGDDLYIIGSGILKGGQGDCVNDHRLVMAGTLMALISEAPVTLKDSEAITKSYPDFFEDWNLLGGNAQPV from the coding sequence ATGCATTCCGTAACGAACGCCATTCCTACAGGAACGATTGCGTCTATTCCAGCAAAGGCCCATGCACACCGCGCATTGATTTGTGCAGCCCTTGCTACCTCTCCATCTACTATATTACTGAGTCGTACCTCTAAGGATATCGATGCAACGATGGACTCTTTGCGAGGCTTAGGGGCCCACGTAGTATATGAAAATAAAATTGTTACCGTTACTCCTGGCCCAGCTCCAGCAAAGGGCAATGTAGTACCGCACGAATCAGGCACTACATTACGCCTTTTATTACCTGTAGCAGCATCCATCTGTAACGATGTAGATGTAGATGCCAAAGGTCGTTTACCAGATCGCCCACTCGAACCTATGCTAGGTGAAATGAAAGCGCATGGCGTAACATTCTCTCAAGATAAACCACCATTCACTATGACAGGTCGTCTTCAAGGGGGCAATTTCTCCATGGTAGGCGATGTGAGTAGCCAATTCTTCTCTGGTTTATTGTTGGCAGCCCCTCAAATCGGCTTATCTACTATTACCTCTACTACGCCACTACAATCTAGTGATTATGTAACACTAACTACTGAAGCAATGCGAGATTTTGGTGTCGAAGTAGAACACACTTTACCAGACAGAAACATCAATGAGGCTTTCACAGTACCATTTGGTGCGTCCTTCATAGGTCGTGATAATTACCAAATCGAAGGCGATTGGTCTAATGCAGCAATCTGGATGGTAGCCGCTGGTATGACGGGCAAACCAATTACTATTACTGGTATGAACAAGAATTCTGTACAAGCAGACCGCCGCATCATGCAAGTTATGATTGATGCTGGTTGTGATGTGGTATGGGATGGTATGAATGTAACGGTTACAGGCCGAGCGTCGAAACCAATTCATGTAGATCTAGAGCAAATGCCTGATATGTTGCCTGTTATGGCAGCCCTGGCTTGCTCTATTTCTGGTGAAAGCTCCTTTGTTAAGGGTGCTCGCCTACGTTTGAAAGAATCTGATCGCCTTGTAGCTGTTGCCAATCTCGTAAGAGATCTAGGCGGTACCGTTCGCGAAGAAGGCGATGACCTATACATCATCGGTAGTGGTATACTTAAAGGTGGCCAAGGTGATTGTGTAAATGACCATCGACTCGTTATGGCTGGCACATTGATGGCTCTCATCAGTGAAGCCCCTGTTACCTTAAAAGATAGCGAAGCTATCACAAAATCCTATCCAGACTTCTTTGAGGACTGGAACTTACTGGGCGGTAATGCACAACCAGTTTAG
- the aroC gene encoding chorismate synthase, whose product MASNFGKTIQVSTFGASHGYAIGGIVEGLPCGHTIDIDELKAFLKRRAPGQNQLTTQRKEADVPEFLAGIVDGMLSGSPLAFMIRNTSQHSSDYNNLRDIPRPSHADFTARMRYGDKVDMRGGGHFSARLTAPLCVAGGIALQLLREKGIEIHGHLKQVGTIQDAPIDMVQPDMKALASIATEPIAMVDAQKRSEVENLVMQLKKDGDSTGGIVEVVATGLPIGLGNPNFDGIENRLARVIFGVPAIKGVSFGGGFDMCAKLGSEVNDAFTMNGDKITTTTNNSGGIQGGITNGLPLVMQVGIKPTPSIYKEQHSVSLSRKEDTLLTIQGRHDPCVALRAVPVIEAVTALVILDFLGDIDHELR is encoded by the coding sequence ATGGCATCTAATTTCGGTAAAACCATACAGGTATCTACCTTCGGCGCCTCTCATGGGTACGCCATCGGTGGTATTGTAGAGGGTCTACCTTGTGGACATACCATCGATATCGATGAATTAAAAGCCTTTTTAAAGCGCCGTGCGCCAGGGCAAAATCAATTAACAACGCAACGTAAAGAAGCCGATGTACCTGAGTTCTTAGCAGGTATCGTAGATGGTATGCTCAGCGGTTCTCCATTGGCATTTATGATCCGCAACACATCGCAGCATTCTAGCGATTACAATAACTTGCGCGACATCCCTCGCCCATCTCATGCGGACTTCACGGCGCGCATGCGCTACGGCGACAAGGTAGATATGCGCGGAGGCGGTCATTTCTCAGCTCGCCTTACAGCACCTCTTTGCGTAGCTGGTGGCATCGCCCTTCAACTATTACGCGAAAAAGGTATCGAAATCCACGGTCATTTAAAACAAGTGGGAACGATCCAAGATGCTCCTATCGATATGGTTCAACCAGATATGAAAGCATTAGCTAGCATCGCTACAGAGCCGATTGCTATGGTGGATGCACAAAAACGTAGCGAAGTAGAAAACTTGGTCATGCAGCTCAAAAAGGACGGCGACTCTACCGGTGGTATCGTTGAAGTCGTTGCTACAGGCCTACCAATTGGCCTTGGCAATCCAAACTTTGACGGCATTGAAAACCGACTAGCTCGCGTTATCTTTGGTGTACCTGCTATTAAGGGCGTATCCTTCGGCGGTGGTTTCGACATGTGTGCTAAGCTTGGTTCCGAAGTAAATGATGCTTTCACCATGAACGGTGACAAGATTACAACAACAACTAACAATAGCGGTGGTATCCAAGGCGGTATTACCAACGGTTTACCGCTCGTTATGCAAGTAGGCATCAAGCCAACACCATCCATTTATAAAGAACAACATTCTGTATCACTTTCCCGAAAAGAGGACACATTGCTCACCATTCAAGGTCGTCATGACCCATGTGTAGCGCTTCGTGCAGTACCTGTTATCGAAGCCGTAACAGCCCTCGTTATTCTTGATTTCTTAGGAGATATTGACCATGAACTTAGATGA
- a CDS encoding bifunctional chorismate mutase/prephenate dehydratase, which produces MNLDEVRVKINDINDQMLELFKERMELSKDVAAAKKEMNKAIYDAKRERDILDKVTRDAGPDLDLYARRFFEALFSLSRTYQSEQLFQDNEFTVKMKKAIEQSPTLPPQRGSVACAGVFGSNAQVACDKLLPLSQIHYVTGFRAVFDAVESGECQFGVLPIENSSNGSVKEVYDLLEDRKCYIVRGTRLWISHDLLVKKGTKLEDIHTIISHPQALGQCSHFLEKLEGVELRSFDNTARAAQLVAASDDPGVAAIAAPQCADLYNLSPLMRNIQNSDNNYTRFICISKDFHVYPGANKISVVTTASHAPGGLGTLLTKFANIGVNLTKLESRPIVGHNFEFLFYLDLEASLADPKVLSVLAELHTSQDKFRLLGNYPEN; this is translated from the coding sequence ATGAACTTAGATGAAGTACGCGTTAAAATTAACGACATAAACGATCAGATGCTCGAATTATTCAAAGAGCGCATGGAACTCTCCAAAGACGTAGCAGCGGCAAAGAAAGAAATGAATAAGGCCATTTACGATGCTAAACGGGAGCGCGATATTCTCGACAAAGTAACGAGAGATGCAGGTCCTGACCTCGACCTATATGCGCGTCGTTTCTTCGAAGCATTATTCAGCTTGAGCCGTACGTACCAGTCTGAACAATTATTCCAAGATAATGAGTTCACTGTAAAAATGAAAAAAGCCATTGAGCAATCCCCTACCTTGCCTCCTCAACGAGGCAGCGTAGCTTGTGCTGGCGTATTTGGCAGCAATGCACAAGTGGCATGCGATAAATTATTACCACTTAGCCAAATTCACTACGTAACAGGCTTCCGCGCCGTGTTCGATGCCGTTGAGTCTGGCGAATGTCAATTCGGTGTATTACCTATCGAAAATAGCTCCAATGGTTCTGTAAAAGAAGTATATGACCTTCTAGAGGATCGTAAATGCTATATCGTACGCGGTACACGCCTATGGATTTCTCACGATCTACTCGTGAAAAAAGGCACAAAACTAGAGGATATTCATACTATCATCTCTCACCCACAAGCATTGGGCCAATGTAGTCACTTCCTAGAAAAATTAGAAGGTGTAGAATTGCGCTCCTTTGATAACACAGCGCGTGCTGCACAGTTAGTAGCAGCCAGTGACGATCCAGGTGTAGCCGCTATCGCAGCACCTCAATGTGCAGACTTGTACAACTTGTCTCCATTGATGCGCAACATCCAAAACAGCGATAACAACTATACCCGCTTTATCTGTATTAGCAAGGACTTCCATGTATACCCAGGGGCTAATAAAATCTCTGTAGTAACCACAGCAAGCCATGCTCCAGGTGGCCTTGGTACATTGCTTACCAAGTTTGCTAACATCGGCGTAAACCTTACAAAACTTGAGTCTCGCCCTATCGTAGGCCATAACTTTGAGTTCTTGTTCTACCTCGATTTAGAAGCCTCCTTAGCAGATCCAAAGGTATTGTCCGTTTTAGCAGAGCTTCACACATCCCAAGATAAATTCCGCTTGCTCGGTAATTATCCAGAAAACTAA
- a CDS encoding GNAT family N-acetyltransferase → MIVQVLDHITDEIKQIRIDVFMKEQGFEDEFDEIDDIAKFVLLSIDGKAAGTCRYFPSDVAGDAHIGRMAVRKLYRGQHLGTKIMMAAENGIRRDGFKTCSLSAQVQAKPFYESLGYKAEGEEYLDEGCPHILMRKVL, encoded by the coding sequence ATGATTGTTCAAGTTCTAGATCATATTACTGATGAAATAAAACAAATTCGTATCGATGTGTTTATGAAAGAACAAGGCTTTGAAGACGAGTTTGATGAAATCGATGATATAGCAAAGTTTGTACTCTTATCTATAGATGGCAAAGCTGCTGGTACGTGTCGTTATTTTCCAAGTGATGTAGCTGGAGATGCACATATTGGACGTATGGCGGTACGTAAGCTATACCGTGGACAACATTTAGGTACCAAGATTATGATGGCTGCAGAGAACGGCATTCGCCGTGACGGATTTAAAACCTGCTCCTTGTCGGCTCAAGTACAGGCAAAACCATTCTACGAATCCCTTGGGTATAAAGCTGAAGGAGAGGAATACCTTGATGAAGGATGCCCACATATCTTGATGCGGAAGGTTTTATAA
- the aroF gene encoding 3-deoxy-7-phosphoheptulonate synthase, with translation MIITLKQNAAETEVSRLRSELEEKGFIIHPVEGARYNILGLIGDTASLDARQIESLDFVDKVTRIQEPYKKANRKFHPDDSVINVGGALIGGGHFAVMAGPCSVETPEQVLETAKACKEAGATILRGGAFKPRTSPYSFQGMGPEGLELLELAKKETGLPIVSEVMDISQLQYFDNVDMLQIGARNMQNFTLLKEVGKLNKPVLLKRGLSATYEEWLMAAEYIMSEGNEQVVLCERGIRTFETKTRNTLDVTAIPMMHELSHLPIIMDPSHAAGMSRMVRPLSLASVGGGADGLMIEVHNDPSKALCDGPQALRPDQFTSLMKEVIALRQALVECTK, from the coding sequence ATGATTATTACATTGAAACAAAACGCAGCAGAAACAGAGGTATCTCGTTTACGCAGTGAATTAGAGGAAAAAGGCTTCATTATCCACCCAGTAGAAGGTGCACGCTATAATATTTTAGGTCTTATCGGTGATACTGCATCTCTTGATGCACGTCAAATCGAATCCCTAGATTTCGTAGATAAAGTAACTCGCATTCAAGAACCATACAAAAAAGCAAACCGTAAATTCCATCCAGATGATTCTGTAATCAACGTAGGTGGCGCATTGATCGGTGGTGGTCACTTCGCAGTAATGGCTGGTCCTTGCTCCGTTGAAACACCTGAACAAGTATTAGAAACAGCAAAAGCTTGTAAAGAAGCTGGTGCCACAATCCTTCGCGGCGGCGCTTTCAAACCTCGTACTTCTCCATACTCCTTCCAAGGTATGGGGCCAGAAGGTTTAGAATTGTTAGAGCTAGCTAAAAAAGAAACTGGTCTTCCTATCGTTTCCGAAGTAATGGATATTTCCCAATTACAATACTTCGATAACGTAGATATGCTTCAAATCGGCGCTCGTAACATGCAAAACTTCACACTTTTAAAAGAAGTAGGTAAATTAAATAAACCAGTTCTTTTAAAACGTGGTTTATCTGCTACATACGAAGAATGGTTGATGGCTGCTGAATACATCATGTCCGAAGGCAATGAACAAGTTGTATTATGCGAACGCGGTATCCGCACATTCGAAACTAAAACTCGTAATACATTAGACGTAACAGCCATCCCTATGATGCACGAATTATCTCACTTACCAATCATCATGGACCCTAGCCACGCTGCAGGTATGAGCCGCATGGTTCGTCCACTTTCCCTTGCATCCGTAGGTGGCGGTGCAGACGGCCTTATGATCGAAGTTCACAACGATCCATCCAAAGCATTGTGCGATGGCCCTCAAGCATTACGTCCAGACCAATTCACTAGCCTTATGAAAGAAGTTATCGCATTGCGCCAAGCATTGGTAGAATGCACTAAATAA
- a CDS encoding ribonucleoside-diphosphate reductase subunit alpha, whose translation MEIMIKKRDGHFEPLSVEKTKRMIAFACLGLDSCDPLELEMDAKLQFVDGMTTKEIQKTLVQTAIEKVISKKDDGFGNQVNKMNQDWQFVAARLFLFDLYKEAAITRRYKAFGYGNFPNLVHMLVEQKKYADFFVTEYTPDELQELGDYIKPKRDYLFNYEGLKLLADRYLVKGFNKEIYELPQERFMAIAMHLALVEGENKVEYAKKFYDLMSQLKMTTATPTLANAGTPFHQLSSCFISGVDDNLWSIYDVNSKFSRVSKHGGALGIYLGKVRALNSDIRGFKNSSGGVIPWIRLYNDTAVAVDQLGKRKGGATVTLDIWHKDFYEFVELRTNNGDDRRKAHDIFPAISVPNLFMERMIARENFTLFDPHEILAVKGYALEDYYDTDDNKEFTKRYLECEQDPNLHGIEVPALDMMKKIMRSAVETGTPFIFFRDTVNAANPNKHAGMIYASNLCHEIAQNVGFTNLAEEIINEDGTITTKTNTGDMVTCNLNSISLGRITDEELEENIALQIRMLDNVISINQAPVPESRMTSDKYRAIGLGTSGYHHYLVNHDIQWESDEHIEVADKLFENIAYYAIKASMELAKEKGAYPAFKGSEWETGEYFTRRGYISDRWKQLAADVAKYGIRNGYLMAVAPTGSTSNIANTTAGIDPIFKKFFIEEKKGSFTPKTAPDLNNKTFWLYKEAHTIDQQWSIKACGVRQRHIDQAQSFNLYITPQMKAKEILDLYIEAYKQGIKTIYYIRNQSLEMDECTSCSS comes from the coding sequence ATGGAGATTATGATCAAGAAACGGGATGGCCATTTCGAGCCGTTGTCCGTTGAAAAAACGAAACGCATGATTGCCTTCGCATGTTTGGGGTTAGATTCTTGTGATCCACTAGAATTAGAAATGGATGCGAAGTTACAATTCGTTGATGGTATGACTACTAAAGAGATTCAAAAAACTTTAGTACAAACAGCCATTGAAAAAGTTATCTCTAAAAAAGACGACGGTTTTGGCAACCAAGTTAATAAAATGAACCAAGATTGGCAGTTCGTAGCGGCTCGCCTCTTCTTGTTCGATCTCTATAAAGAAGCTGCTATCACTCGCCGTTATAAAGCATTCGGCTACGGTAACTTCCCAAATCTTGTACATATGCTTGTGGAACAAAAAAAATACGCAGACTTCTTCGTTACTGAATATACACCTGACGAACTACAAGAATTGGGCGACTATATCAAACCTAAACGAGACTACCTCTTCAACTATGAAGGTCTTAAATTGTTGGCTGACCGTTACTTGGTAAAAGGCTTCAACAAAGAAATCTACGAATTGCCTCAAGAACGTTTCATGGCTATCGCTATGCACTTGGCATTGGTAGAGGGTGAAAACAAAGTAGAATACGCTAAGAAATTCTACGATTTGATGAGCCAATTAAAAATGACAACTGCTACACCTACATTGGCAAATGCGGGTACACCATTCCATCAATTGTCCTCTTGCTTCATCTCTGGTGTAGATGACAACTTATGGTCCATTTACGATGTAAATAGCAAGTTCTCTCGCGTATCTAAACACGGTGGTGCTCTTGGTATCTACCTTGGTAAAGTTCGTGCATTGAACTCCGATATCCGCGGTTTCAAAAACTCCTCTGGTGGCGTTATTCCTTGGATCCGTTTGTACAACGATACAGCAGTTGCCGTAGACCAACTAGGTAAACGTAAGGGCGGCGCTACAGTAACACTCGACATTTGGCACAAAGACTTCTACGAATTCGTAGAACTTCGTACAAACAATGGTGACGATCGTCGTAAAGCGCATGATATCTTCCCTGCTATCTCCGTTCCAAACCTCTTCATGGAACGTATGATTGCTCGTGAAAACTTCACACTATTCGATCCTCATGAAATCTTAGCGGTAAAAGGCTACGCTTTGGAAGACTACTACGACACTGATGATAATAAAGAGTTCACAAAACGTTACCTTGAATGTGAACAAGATCCTAACTTACACGGCATCGAAGTGCCAGCATTAGACATGATGAAAAAAATCATGCGCTCCGCTGTTGAAACTGGTACACCATTCATCTTCTTCCGCGATACAGTAAACGCTGCAAACCCTAACAAACATGCAGGTATGATTTACGCATCCAACTTGTGCCACGAAATCGCACAAAACGTTGGCTTCACAAACCTTGCTGAAGAAATCATCAACGAAGATGGTACGATTACTACTAAAACAAATACAGGTGACATGGTTACATGTAACTTGAACTCCATCAGTCTTGGCCGTATTACTGATGAAGAATTAGAAGAAAATATTGCTCTTCAAATTCGTATGTTAGATAACGTTATCTCCATCAACCAAGCACCAGTGCCAGAGTCTCGTATGACATCTGATAAATACCGTGCTATCGGTCTTGGTACGTCTGGTTACCACCACTACCTCGTAAATCACGATATCCAATGGGAATCCGATGAGCATATCGAAGTAGCGGACAAATTGTTCGAAAACATCGCTTACTATGCCATCAAAGCCTCCATGGAATTGGCGAAAGAAAAAGGTGCATACCCTGCATTCAAAGGTTCCGAATGGGAAACTGGTGAATACTTCACACGCCGTGGCTACATATCCGATCGTTGGAAACAATTAGCTGCAGATGTTGCTAAATACGGTATCCGTAATGGTTACTTGATGGCCGTAGCTCCAACTGGTTCTACTTCCAACATTGCAAATACAACAGCTGGTATCGACCCTATCTTCAAAAAATTCTTCATCGAAGAAAAGAAAGGTTCTTTCACACCAAAAACTGCACCAGATTTGAACAACAAAACATTCTGGCTCTACAAAGAGGCGCATACAATCGACCAACAATGGTCCATCAAAGCTTGTGGCGTCCGTCAACGTCATATTGACCAAGCACAATCTTTCAACTTGTACATTACACCTCAAATGAAAGCGAAAGAAATTCTCGACCTTTATATTGAGGCGTACAAACAAGGTATTAAAACAATCTACTACATCCGTAACCAATCCCTTGAAATGGATGAGTGCACTAGCTGCTCCTCCTAA
- a CDS encoding DIP1984 family protein, with translation MKLAEALQERADLNKKISDLRGRLNQNSLVQEGEIPNEDPKVLMQELEAAIARFQQLIKDINLTNCTTIVEGRSLTQIIAEKEGAIMRLSAYRALADSASAINYRARGSEIKMIATVNVSELQKTADKISKEIRTLDNLLQSTNWTVDLIEY, from the coding sequence ATGAAATTAGCAGAGGCATTACAAGAACGAGCTGATTTAAATAAGAAAATTAGTGATTTGCGAGGTCGTTTAAATCAAAATAGTTTAGTACAAGAAGGGGAAATACCTAATGAAGACCCTAAAGTATTGATGCAAGAATTAGAAGCGGCAATTGCAAGATTTCAACAACTCATTAAAGATATTAATCTCACTAACTGTACAACTATTGTTGAAGGCCGCTCTTTAACGCAAATTATAGCGGAAAAAGAAGGTGCTATTATGCGGCTTTCTGCATATCGTGCGTTAGCAGATAGTGCGAGTGCTATCAATTATAGGGCTCGTGGATCAGAAATTAAAATGATAGCAACTGTAAATGTTAGTGAATTACAAAAAACAGCAGATAAAATATCTAAGGAGATTCGCACATTAGATAACTTATTACAATCCACTAACTGGACTGTTGATTTAATAGAGTACTAA